The Apodemus sylvaticus chromosome 17, mApoSyl1.1, whole genome shotgun sequence genome contains a region encoding:
- the Soat2 gene encoding sterol O-acyltransferase 2 has translation MEAVKTQFLEQAQRELAELLDRAMREAVQAYPKQDRPLPSTAPGSTSKTQELHTGKRKVFITRRSLLDELMEVQHFRTIYHMFIAGLCVLIISTLAIDFIDEGRLMLEFDLLIFSFGQFPLALMTWVPMFLSTLLLPYQTLRLWIRPRTGGAWMLGASLGCVLLVAHAVVLCVLPVHVSVTHELPPASRCVLVFEQVRFLMKSYSFLRETVPGIFCVRGGKGICTPSFSSYLYFLFCPTLIYRETYPRTPSIRWNYVAKNFAQALGCLLYACFILGRLCVPVFANMSREPFSTRALLLSILHATGPGIFMLLLIFFAFLHCWLNAFAEMLRFGDRMFYRDWWNSTSFSNYYRTWNVVVHDWLYSYVYQDGLWLLGRRARGVAMLGVFLVSAVVHEYIFCFVLGFFYPVMLMLFLVFGGLLNFTMNDRHTGPAWNVLMWTFLFLGQGIQVSLYCQEWYARRHCPLPQTTFWGLVTPRSWSCHP, from the exons ATGGAG GCTGTGAAGACACAGTTTCTGGAACAAGCACAGAGAGAGTTGGCAGAACTGTTGGATCGGGCCATGAGGGAGGCTGTGCAAGCCTACCCCAAACAAGAcagacctcttccctccactgCCCCAGGTTCTACAAGCAA GACCCAAGAGTTACACACTGGGAAACGGAAAGTTTTCATCACCCGCAGGTCGCTGCTTGA TGAGCTAATGGAGGTGCAACATTTCCGAACCATCTAccacatgttcatagcaggcctctGCGTCTTGATCATCAGTACCCTGGCCATCGACTTCATTGATGAGGGCAG GTTGATGCTGGAGTTTGACCTGCTCATCTTCAGCTTCGGGCAGTTCCCCTTGGCGCTGATGACGTGGGTTCCTATGTTCCTGTCTACGCTGCTATTGCCCTACCAGACCCTGCGGCTGTGGATCAGGCCGCGCACAGGAGGCGCCTGGATgctgggggccagcctgggctgcgtTCTGCTGGTTGCCCACGCCGTGGTGCTCTGCGTCCTGCCGGTGCACGTGTCCGTGACGCATGAGCTTCCACCCGCCTCACGCTGCGTGCTTGTCTTTGAGCAG GTCAGATTCCTGATGAAAAGTTACTCCTTCCTGAGAGAGACTGTGCCTGGGATTTTTTGTGTCAGAGGAG GGAAGGGCATCTGCACCCCGAGTTTCTCCAGCTATCTCTACTTCCTCTTCTGCCCTACACTCATCTACAGAGAGACATACCCCAG GACACCCAGCATCAGGTGGAACTATGTGGCCAAGAACTTTGCCCAG gccctgggctgtttgctCTATGCCTGCTTCATCCTGGGCCGCCTCTGCGTCCCCGTCTTTGCCAATATGAGCCGGGAACCTTTTAGCACTCGGGCTCTGCTGTTATCCATCCTGCATGCCACGGGGCCAG GCATCTTCATGCTGCTCCTCATCTTCTTTGCCTTCCTGCACTGCTGGCTCAACGCCTTTGCCGAGATGCTGCGGTTTGGAGACAGGATGTTCTACCGG GACTGGTGGAACTCTACTTCCTTCTCCAACTACTACCGCACCTGGAACGTCGTGGTCCATGACTGGCTGTATAGCTACGTGTATCAAGATGGGCTGTGG CTCTTAGGCAGGCGGGCTCGCGGGGTGGCCATGCTGGGCGTATTCCTGGTGTCTGCCGTGGTACATGAGTACATCTTCTGTTTCGTCCTGGGGTTCTTCTACCCCGTCATGCTGATGCTGTTCCTTGTGTTCGGGG GGCTGCTGAACTTCACCATGAATGACAGGCACACAGGTCCAGCCTGGAATGTCCTGATGTGGACCTTTCTCTTCCTGGGCCAGGGCATCCAGGTCAGCCTATACTGCCAGGAGTGGTATGCTCGGCGACACTGTCCCTTGCCCCAG ACCACATTTTGGGGGCTGGTGACACCCCGCTCTTGGTCCTGCCATCCCTAG